AGTAGAAAATTGCTGTTGTGATTTTCTCTGGATCTTCTGTCTCTGGAGGTGGCACTTCTTTCACTATGGCCTGGGAAAATcaggatttaaaataaaaaatgttaataataGTTATTATCAGCATTATgggaaggtttttctttttaatttttaaatgcattaacACTTTTCCCCACTGTTTTATTCATTAACAATAAAAATCTGATAAAAACCTAGGAAGAGCTGCTTATTCATTAGTAAGTGCAGAGAAAAACTGTAATATAGTTTAAAGTTTTCAGAAGTAATTGCAACCACTTTGAAATTTTAGTCTCATTTTCTcaatgtatttcttttattattcttCTTACTCTTGAGCAAACCCTCAAAATTTCAATTTAATAATACACAAGACAGACAAAATATCCCTGTAATTTTTACAAGCTAATTCTCTCATCTCTTAAAATATGaaactgtgggatctcagcacctcaggatggaggtgcagagtggccgagaccacccttggggggctcgggagtcctggaacgttgccagaagtgtctggtggctgcactttgatccgacacaggagacgacacctgtgtgaggatgggaggatttcactgggtgaatggtgaagggataagttaattagagtgtaaaacacagagtttaggatttctgtacaggggggtctaaagaagtaagatggaggaattggggcgtgtcctgttcttcttcttcttcttcttggcctccatcttctgtggtgatggtggcactttgggattggttattactaaaagtgcaccaattaataagggtaaaaggtattggggaaaaatgataaatattgtacacgtaacttcgggtataaagataagtgactgccccgggggctcgcagtgtgctcatggctggctgctgtgcagacctctgtcgggctgaaagaaaatcttttagataaacaattaataaacaccgagaccgagacaagatcagaagtctctcctcgtcctttgaagcgccggctcttcaaggccatccctgggcctttccaggccacctgaACAGCCGAGAAAACTTAcatgaaacaaaagcaaatattgCGAAATTATAAGGAATTGTGGATTTTTAAACAAGCACATTGCAATTTGAGCACTTTGCTGTGCACTAAATGCCTCAGGGGCTGTACCTGGATGCTGCTGGAGATGTCACTGGTGAGTGCCACGTGCAGGACAATCAGGGGCTCTCCTGGGATGGCACAGTGAGAGAAGAAGTAGCACCTCCTGTAGGCCCCAACTCTCCTCTTCATATCAACCCAGTTCCTCACAGGGTGCACAGCTTCAGAACTCAGGgagagaatttaaaaataaaattactattGTCATTAATTTATTATCATTgttatcatcattattattatatttcttGTTATTAtaattgttattgttattattatttcatttaaaacatttcattatttcattgaAAACAGAGGTCAGCTGCCCCACAAGCTCAGTGGTTTTCCCACTGATGTCAGTGACAAAACTTTCCAATCAAAAAACAAGAATCAGGCTGTGAATAACACAAAATTGTCAGCAAGCTGTGCCAAAGTGGATTGTAAAGGAGTATTGCACACTCACTCACTGGTGTGTTTGCCAAATTACCTCAAAGAGTAATTAAATATTACTAATGATTTTTATTTGGAGCATTCAGCTTGTATGAGTTCTCTTTGTCTCACCAACACTTAACTAATGTACTTTCAGAACATTCtagagattattttttcttcaagattTTATACAATAAGGTGGCCCACCACATAATGTAGTAATTTTCAACTTCTTCACAACTTTGACTGTTTGacagaaattcagaaatcaATGTTGTAGGTTCAGAAATCAATGTTACACATTCAGAAATCAATGTTGTAGGTTCAGAAATCAATGCTGAAGGTTCAGAAATCAATGTTACACATTCAGAAATCAATGTTACACATTCAGAAATCAATGTTGAAGGTTCAGAAATCAATGCTGAAGGTTCAGAAATCAATGTTACACATTCAGAAATCAGTGTTGTAGAGCACACTGTATAAAAACCAAGGTGCTCTCTTCACATGTAGTTTACAGGTGATCCTGTGCACCTCACCAGCCAAAACCACTGCCCTAAACTCCACCTAAAAACCACtctgggaatgtgggaagagtAACTGAGAAACTTGGAAGGAAAGACAGCACTCTACCAGTGCAGGGTGAGAGCTACAGGATCAAATCATGGCACAAATGATCCCTTTACTCTTTACTTCAATCAGTTTTTAGATTGGGCTCTCAGCACGttaatgcaaatatttcatAATTATACTTTGCCTTCAGCTCAGAAAAGCAGAGTCTTGAAAACAGAGAATCTCAGCAGTCCCAAGCATTCCATCACCTCCTCATCAAGGAGCCTTTAGCACTTACTCACTAATTTTCTGGAGCACTTCACAGGGTGACTGCCATGTGACCCGCTCCAGGTTGAGGAATCCTGTGCAGAACCACTCTGAGAGCATGTTCTTGAGAACTCCATTCATTTCCTGCACCAGAACAGAGAAGGAATGAGCTGAGAGCATGTTCTTGAGAACTCCACTCATGTCCTGCACCAGAACAGAGAGGGGATGAGCTGAGAGCATGTTCTTGAGAACTCCACTCATTTCCTGCACCAGAACAGAGAGGGGATGAGCTGAGAGCATGTTCCTGAGAACTCCATTCACTTGAGCTGAGAGCATGTTCTTGAGAACTCCATTCATTTGAGCTGAGAGCATGTTCTTGAGAACTCCACTCATCTCCTGCACCAGAACACAGAAGGAATGAGCTGAGAGAACTCCACTCATCTCCTGCACCAGAACAGAGAGGGGATGAGCTGAGAGCATGTTCCTGAGAACTCCATTCATTTGAGCTGAGAGCATGTTCTTGGGAACTCCATTCATTTCCTGCACCAGAACAAAGAGGGGATGAGCTGCTGAATGAGAAAGGTGGAACATGGAAATGTGGCAGAAGATAACCCTGATTGACTCCAACTACAACACTGAGAGCTTAAAGGAAACTTTATGGATCTGCTTTAGAAGATTAACCACAAAACAGCCCAGGACTGAGCCAGGAAAATCCTTGAAGGGATTGTCTGTAGTgcaagcagggacagggaagcTCAGGAAAAACACTGTGGACAAACAACAGACCATGGGTAGAAGGTTTTAAGCAGACCTGACCACAGGCTGCAGTCCCACAGTAGCTCAGATTTCAATaccatggaaatatttttcaacagGATGCAGacagaatttttcttctctaaaaacatgaaaatatttgagcaagaaaaataaaacccaggaGCATAAGACAATAGAACTGGAGAATCAAACCAGCTTTGGAGCAGTATGAGATGAAACCCAAGTGCAATGTCAAAGCCTTTCTCTGTAACAGTGATTCACTCTAATAGTGATTTTTATATTCCCTACCAGTTTCCTGCTGCCTGTATCATTAAAGATTTCCTGTctaaatttatttgaatttaaCAAGTATTCTTGAACTCAGCACAGCATGAATATCCCTAAAAGAGATTCCAGAGCTTGTTCTGCTTTCTTCCATTTGCCTTGTACACAAGACACAGTGTGATAGCAACTTACCAGCAGCCTGATCAGAAACCTGGGCTTACCTGGAACTAACTTAATAACCATttccttcaaaacaaaacctcctcATCTTCCATTCAAACTTTTATTAAATAGCTACTGCTGCACATAGAAGAGATAAAAATTAAGCTCCTATGTACTTTACCTTGctacaagaaagaaaaacaactggaaaaatatataaatctaatcagaaaaactaaaaaagttTTCCTAAATTCAGATGTAGTCTCAGGACAGTCataaaaaacagaaatatttcctgttaTAAGGTAAGTTGCAGAGGCACTTGTCAAAAGACAAACATCAAAGCAGGTTTCTGCTGGCCAAAGTAACTGCTACAAGTATTCCAAGACTGAATGAAAGGACAGGTTTATTCATTAACatactagtaaaaaaaaattcaaacacagaagaaacaaCCATTCAATTCTCTCCTccatgatattttttttcaataccTTTTTTCTAAACAAATATATTCTGATTGGTTTGTTTATTCTGACTTTAAGGTACCTCCCTTGTGAATCctttctgcacagctctgaagTTTTTAGATAATAACCAGAAATCACTTTGGTCAGACATCCCACGGTGTAGTGGAAGTCTCCAGGCACTCCAGgattgtttggtttgttttcttttgtaagGGCACACTgtaaaccagaaaaatgagCTGGAATTGTGAGATCTGGGGGCAAAGGAACAGATTCCTCAGGCTCTCGTGCCATCCCTGCGCATTTTGAGCAGCAgttcagctgcagtgcagcagcagagcaggatggcagcacccctgctggcagcattcccgctctgcagctcctgcagtcaCTCAGGAGGAGCTCAGGACACTCATCCTGCAGGGAAATGAACAGTGGGAAGCACTGGAGTcaggagctctgctcctctgaggGCTCAGCAAGGATGCCAATGGCTGTTTCcattccagggctgctgcagggggcaGCTGGACAAAGcaaggcagctgtaagcaaaGGAGAAGCACAAGTGCTTTCAGCAATaatttgggagaaaagaaatattgcaCATGTGCTTTCAGTTACGATTtgggagaaaagaaatattgttGATATTGTTGGGGAATTATAAGTCAAACAACCTGTCAGTTGTGAATAATGAAGTTTTATACAACAACAAGGCACTGAGCAGGAATTTGAATGGCTCCAGTGGGTGGGATCTGACACCAGCACTGAGTCCAACCCCAGCTGggcctggagagcaggacaCAGGGGTGGATTCAGACTGAAAGGGAGCAGGTTTGGATGGGATGTTGGGAATAAACTGCCCCCTCACAGGGtgggtgtgatggtgttcacaggggtcccaggatgagggaagagatgaggatctgactccatgtttagaaggctgatttattattttatgatatatattatattaaagctatactaaaagaatagaagaaaggatttcatcagaaggcttgaaaggaaaataatgaaataataaaatcttgtgactgaccagagagtctgagccagctgactgtgattggccattaattagaaacaaccacatgagaccaatcccagacacacctgttgcatcccacagcagcagataaccaatgtttatatttcatttctgagacttctcagcttctcaggaggaagaaacctaaagaaaagattttccatGAAATGTGTCAGTGAcagggaggccctggcagaggttccccagagaggctgtgggctcccatccctggggtgccccaggccaggctggacagggcctgcagcaccctgggacagtggcaggtggccctgccaggacagggtggcactggatgggctttgagatccttcccaacccaaacccttccaggATTCTGTGCTGACAAAACTTTTCAGTGCAGAAAGACATCAAAGTTTCCACTACCCAAAACTGTGCTTAACTCAGGTCATCTAAACAAGATTCTGACTTGTGTTTAATATCTCAGTGCACAGGACATCTCCAAAAAGCTTCACTCCAACAAGGCCAGGCTCCAGTTTGGCTCTCTTATTTTGCAGATTTAGTGGCAGCTTCTCTTATTTTGGAAATTTAGTGGTATGtaaattcttattttcatttcagatgcCTTTTTAGCCATAAAAATTACATCTGCAAcacttcattaaaaagaaaagcaaacacattCATTATTCAGCAGCCCAATCTTAAATTTGAGCAATAAGACACACTCAGATTAGTATTTCAAATTATCAGCTATACTTAAATTCCTGCTAGCCAACTCTAATAAattgtggttattttttttccttgttccaTGTTCTTGCTTCGAGACAGCAAATTACAGCCTTTTAAATCTTCACATCAAGTACCTATTTCTTGGGCAACAAATGAGAAAACTCTTATGAAAACCTCCaattaattctattttattaAGAAGAAATACTTCTCTGATGAGGAAACTATTTCACTTTCCCTCTCAGGCTACTAAATAAAATATCCATCACAAGAGTTGAGTTTTCACATGTTTTTGGAAAGTTTGAAGTTTTcaatttgctttatttcatttgGGACTTACAGATGTACTCTGATATTGCCAAATATTTGAAGGTGTCTGTGCTggggggtttgtttggtttgggtaggctttcagggctttttttttctggtttttttttttattttattattttttccccacaaattACCTTCAGAATCTACATAGAGAATATCCCTGGTGAGATATTAGAAGAAAATCCCCACCAGCAAAACAGGATTCAGTAGAGACACCAATTAAAAGGGACTGGTTTCAGCTTTTTTATTGCTAATAGTAATTAGTAATTACTGCAGTGATAATGGCACTGCTGAAAACTCTCCTGGCTCTTGTGGTTTACATTACTGGAcatcttaaaattaaaatcattatttcttttttttcccccatttctgcTCATTTGGACAATGAGTAAATTGTGCTCAAGCACTTTCAAGTGTCTTAATCACTTAAAGATGATATTTTACTGCAATCTGTTGAACAAACACAAAATAGAAATCATTCATCACCCAATatctgagcagcctgagctgcttttATGCTGATAGTActgagaaaatagaaaaatatttcatatttacaaCATAGCAATGGGCAATCCCAGTTTTAATAGGTCTTTCAAATTACAAAGTAAAAACTAAGGATTCactgagaaatattttagaaattttgagcaaaaccaaaatcccaggaaGGCACATAATGCATTCTTCAATTCTCCACCAGCATCAAGAAAatccatttaattttattcccaATTTCCTTGTCAGTGCAGACAcaaataaaagacaaatataCACAAGGTTATAAAACTCTTGTTGCACATTTGTCTTTATGTTGGAATTGAAATCAGCTCTGCACTAATGAAATGGCTGCACAGGACTTTTGATAGGCAAACACCAAACACTTTTTTATGGACAAACTTTTAACAATGATGGTGCTTCTTTATTTTCCCAGTAGATCAACACACAGCCAAGATTACAAATACACTCCAACCACTGCTTAATTATGGAAGGAGCTTTATAGATAAATCAATTTGACAAAATTGCTCtctttttcattatcttttgCCAGCAACTTGAACTTTTCACTGACTTTTTCTAGATCCTATGGAAAGATGAAGAAATGTTTTAGAAGCGATTGTTGGATGATTTGCCACCTGAGATCATAATGTTGTCAATTTTTCACCAGAGTCGATTTTCAAGGGCTGAAATAAGCAAAGTGAAGTAAGCAAGCAAAATGTAACAAATCTCAAGAGGAAAATGCTGGCACAGGAAATGTAAAATGTTGCAGGTGAGAGGGTTCTGAAcagaaggaggaggagctgcaccCACGAAACAGATTCGCAGCAAATTTCACTCTGTGCACTGCAAAAGCTCATCAGAAATTCAACTGTTTATAAGGACAGTGGAAAATCGGTGTCCTGTggtgaaaagaagaaacagaacacATGAAAAGAACATAAGAGAGAGAGGACAAAAACTGAAACAGCAACATGAAAAATAaccaagcccagctctgctgtaaattaacttttaaaagaaTGTTTTGTGTGCCAGCACTTCCCAGTGCCACTCTATTGCTTCATAGCAGGGGCCAGCTCCTTCCtgtcagcacaggcagctcccactgctgccacGGCCTGGGGACAGTCACTGGTGTCCCTCCAGAGAGCCATGGAATCATTCCTGCTGGAGAGCTCCATCGAGTGCAGCctgtcaccagcagcacccatggcaccaagtgccatcAGCAGTGGCTTCTTGAACATCTCCAAGGATGGGGACTGCCCCACCCCTCTGGTCTGTTCCAATGTTTTATCACCCTTTACAcgaagaaattattatttatgtCTAAGCTGAGcctgcctggcccagcctgaggctgctccctctcctcctgtccctgttcccaacccccctggctgtcccatcctgccaggagctgtgcagagccacaaggtccctctgagcctccttttctccagctgagtcccttcccagctccctcagcagctcttcATCAGACCTGGCCTCTAGACCCTTCCCATCCCCTGAACCAACTCCAGCACTCCAATGTCCTTCCTAAACTCACTCTagcaatgtccttcctgaaCCCACTCCAAAGTCCTTCCCTAAACCCACTCCAGTGTCCATCCTGAACCCACTGCAATGTCCTTCCTTAACTCACTCCAACGTTTTCCTTGAACCCACTCCAGCAATGTCCATCCTGAACCCACTCCACTGTCCCTCCCTGAACCCAACCCAGGAATGTCCTTCCTAAACCCACCCCAATGTTCTCCCTGCACCCACTCCAATGTCCTTCCTAAACCCACCCCAATGTCTTCCCCTGAACTCACCCCAATATCCTTCCTAAACCCACTCCAATGTCCTTCTCTGCACCCACCCCAAGGTCCTTCCTGAATTGAGGCACCCATAAACCCCCAAACAGTAACCTGGCTTCCCGGCACTGcctcccagcccaaagcagcacCACGAGCAGACAGCCCCGAATCAcaccccccaaattccctcagagccacccagcccagcccagcccagccctcacctTGACGTGGGGCCCATCCACGGCCTTGCTCGCCAGCCCCTCCATCAGGTCGGCCCTGAGCTCCACGAGGAAGCGCAGCCCGCCCTCCAGGCGgcccagctgctggaagagcCCTCGGTACTGGGGGTTCAGGTAGTAGCGGAGCCGGTCCTCGGCCTGCAGCAGCGCCCCGGGCTCCCTGCGCTGCTCGCGGGCCTGCAGCACCTTGGCGGCGGCCTCGGCCACCCGCCCGTGCTCCACGCCGAAGTCGCGGGCCAGCCGGGTCAGGAGCTCGGCGCGGGGCGGCCCGGGCTGCAGCGCGCGGTAGAAGCTCACGAACTCCGCGCCGCGCAGctcggcgggcggcggcgcctTCTCCTTGGTCTCGTagggcggcagcggcggcaccGAGCGGCgcagcagctcctccatggCCGGGGCAGCGCCCGACGAGAGGCGGCGCGGGCCCCGCACGGCCCAGAGCAGCGGCCACAGCCGCCTCATCCCGCTCACCGCCGCAGGCCGCGgcaccgcccgcccgccgctccGCGCGCGCTGATTGGCTGAGCCCGCAGAGTGACAGCGCGCACAGCCAATGGGAAGTGAGGATAGCGTGGcggggctgggggtgtgtgAGGGGTGTGTCGGCCGCCATGTTGAGTGTGGCGATCACAGGTCACGGGCTGGCCCCTCACGGCCCGGAGATCCCCCGGCACCGCCCTGCCCTCGGAATGCGCCGCGCTGCACTTTGGAACCGCACGGTCATATCGGACAcggtgccaggctgtgccaggggagggtcAGGCTGCACGTTAGCAGGAATTTCCTCACAGAAAGGTTGGGCTGCCCAAGGAGGCGGTGGAGTCATCTCTCTGGTTGGTGTTCGGTCACAAGTTGAACTTGATAACCtcagaggtcctttccaaccgAACTGATTCTGTGGTTCCGTAAATTACCAAGATTGGAAGAGGATCATCCAGTGCAAGTGCTCACGCAGCGCTGCCACTGTAACCCCTAAACCACAGCAACAAATGCCCGATTTAGGCACCtaaacatctccagggatggtgactccacacctccctgggctgcctgaCCTCCCAACCAGTGAATAAATTCTTCCCAAATACCTAATTTGAATCTCCCCTGTGTCAGTTTATGACCTTACACTGTCCATTGTATCCTCCTCTGTCCGCTGGATCCCTCTCCCCCGTGACTCCCGTattcctgctgggctgtgctggctttgTGGAACACCAGGCTTGCACAAGTCTGAAATAAATCATCCACGTGTGACTAAAAGTGACACAAGTGTGGCTTGGTGCACAGCAGGGAACAAATCTGATTTCCTGGGCAGCTGCCCCATGTCCTGAGGAGGCTGTGGctcctggaaagctgctgaTGCCTCCAGGgaccacagccctgctgcagtttTTGCTCTGAAACCTCTGCAGGAAACAACACAAACTTGGTTGTGCAATTTTGAGTTACAGACCTGAGCCTGGCCTGTTCTTAAAGTCCTGTGGCAAAAAAATTCATCATGGGCCCAAAGAGTGCACTCTCAAGTGTGTCAGGAccttttttaaatgaagtttaacatctccatcctgctccagctcaggcTTACAAAGGCAAAATTCCTCTGGACATTAAGGGTTTGCCTCCTTTAGACattaaagcagcaaaacacacagGTGATGATGTCAGTGAGGTTAGAATTGAGCAGCAATTGTCCTTAAAAGCACAGGGAATTGTGATTCTCAGTGTTAGAAATAAGAATTGAGGAGAGGATCAAGCCCTCTTTGGCAGTGATGAGACACAAAGAGAGCTCTGCCTAATTACACATTTTAGAACAATATGTAAGAGATTCCcgaggaagaggaaaaaataaaaaaaccaccatGAGCAGTATAGTCCCAGGGAACTGAGGGTCATGAGATAAACTATTATACCCTTAAGGGAGGAAAAACATTACTTAGaagcattaaaatatattaaaaagacttttaaaaaagttttaatcTCATTAGCAATGAATTAAGCTTCAGAAAATCCCTTCCCACCTTAAGAACTTAATTTTCAGCTAAATAAAAAGCCTTCAGAGTTGGCTGGTCAgtccttctccttcagctgcccAGGAAAGGAAGGGGCTGCCAGAGAGGCTCTGTCTGTGCCAGATTCCCAGGATAATGTCTTTGGACACAGAGGGGTAGGTGAGAGCTTCCTCCAAAATTCATGGTGATGTTTCTATATGAAAATATAGGAATATTTTAATATCGATTCTCCCGTTTTAAATAGGGATGCATTAGACAAGTACAACTTTTTCCACgtgaaaactaaaataaaatgtttttagtCATGCTTCATAAAAGAGGTGGACAGACTTTTATTTCAGAGGTGGacagacttttattttttatttcataaaagaGGTGGACAGACTTTTATTTTACCTCTTTTTAACAAAAGAGAGctagaaaatgaatttttccttCTATATGTTTAATAATGATCTTGAACCTGCTGTGCTTGTTCAATGTATGATTCTATAATAAACTTCGCAATCTGATGCAGATTAATTTGATATAAACCCTAAAATTGTGCCAAAATTATTCTAGTTGGTCGTTTCTATTCAATGAAAGCCTTGTTCCAGCTCAGTTCCTGATTCAGAAATTTCAGGAAGGCTGAGATAGAGATATTAGCACAGGGGGGAGAGTGCTGATGAAAGATGAAGGCTCCAAGCTGCCAGAAAATGGTCAGCATTTCTCAGGATCAAatcctttttaaaatcctatCTAGAAATGCTTCTGTTCTTTCCATTTTGACAGCACTCTCACATTGGCCTTGGGTAGGATTGCTGCAAG
This portion of the Ammospiza nelsoni isolate bAmmNel1 chromosome 13, bAmmNel1.pri, whole genome shotgun sequence genome encodes:
- the MLYCD gene encoding malonyl-CoA decarboxylase, mitochondrial; translation: MRRLWPLLWAVRGPRRLSSGAAPAMEELLRRSVPPLPPYETKEKAPPPAELRGAEFVSFYRALQPGPPRAELLTRLARDFGVEHGRVAEAAAKVLQAREQRREPGALLQAEDRLRYYLNPQYRGLFQQLGRLEGGLRFLVELRADLMEGLASKAVDGPHVKEMNGVLKNMLSEWFCTGFLNLERVTWQSPCEVLQKISDSEAVHPVRNWVDMKRRVGAYRRCYFFSHCAIPGEPLIVLHVALTSDISSSIQAIVKEVPPPETEDPEKITTAIFYSISLTQQGLQGVELGTHLIKRVVKELQKELPQIEAFSTLSPIPGFTKWLVGLLSSQTKEQGRNELFTESEWQEISALTGDPSSNTLKKLLNTNEWVRSEKLTQVLHSPLMRLCAWYLYGEKHRGYALNPVANFHLQNGSVLWRINWMGDSSPRGIGASCGMMVNYRYFLEETASNSALYLASKQVRASEQVLALVAQFQQNSKL